One genomic region from Candidatus Bathyarchaeia archaeon encodes:
- a CDS encoding sugar phosphate nucleotidyltransferase, whose amino-acid sequence MKAVVLAAGEGVRLHPITLTRPKHLISFGGKPILEHCLKAIKACGISEIVIVVHYMAEAIRKYFGSGEKLGLKIEYAYQKDALGTGNAASVAEPYVDGDFLLVYGDLLFTADALKKVMEIHNQKRPSATLSMVRVERPEDYGIIELKDDGRVKRIIEKPRREEAPTNLANAGLYVFSPEIFEKVKRISVSSRGEWEITDAIEILIEEEKTVFAAEIPRDEWFDIGRPWDLLEANRWVLTRMEHRAFGNVEEGAHIIGPVTIAETARIRSGAYIEGPVYIGENSDVGPNCYIRPCTSIGKNVRIGNACEIKNSIIMDGVHIGHLSYVGDSIIGENCNLGAGTITANYRLDAGTIKMMVKDKLVDTGRTKLGAVLGDNVKTGINALLMPGVKVGNNCWIGPNVVVHRDLPPNTAVFLKQNIEERRIS is encoded by the coding sequence GTGAAGGCTGTTGTTTTAGCAGCTGGAGAGGGCGTAAGGCTTCACCCCATCACTTTGACCCGTCCAAAACACTTAATCAGCTTTGGCGGAAAACCCATTCTCGAGCACTGTTTAAAGGCGATTAAGGCTTGTGGAATAAGCGAAATTGTAATAGTTGTGCATTATATGGCTGAAGCTATCCGCAAATATTTCGGCTCCGGAGAAAAACTTGGACTAAAAATTGAATATGCCTATCAAAAGGATGCCCTTGGGACCGGAAACGCTGCGAGTGTTGCCGAACCATATGTTGATGGAGACTTTCTATTAGTCTATGGTGATTTACTTTTCACGGCGGATGCCCTCAAAAAAGTTATGGAAATACACAACCAAAAGAGGCCTTCGGCAACACTGTCTATGGTGCGTGTTGAGCGCCCCGAGGATTATGGCATAATTGAGCTTAAGGATGATGGAAGGGTGAAACGCATAATTGAGAAACCTCGCCGAGAGGAAGCACCAACAAACTTGGCTAATGCTGGGCTTTACGTTTTTTCTCCTGAAATTTTTGAAAAAGTTAAGCGGATATCGGTTTCTTCGAGGGGCGAGTGGGAGATAACAGACGCCATTGAAATCCTCATCGAGGAGGAAAAAACTGTTTTTGCCGCTGAGATTCCGAGGGATGAGTGGTTTGACATAGGTAGACCTTGGGATTTGCTGGAGGCCAACCGCTGGGTGCTTACACGTATGGAACACAGAGCATTTGGAAATGTTGAAGAGGGCGCCCACATAATTGGTCCTGTGACGATTGCCGAAACCGCCCGCATACGTTCAGGAGCCTACATTGAAGGACCAGTCTACATAGGCGAAAACAGTGATGTGGGACCCAACTGCTACATACGTCCATGCACAAGTATTGGCAAAAACGTGCGGATAGGAAATGCTTGCGAGATAAAGAACAGCATAATTATGGACGGGGTGCATATTGGGCATTTGTCCTATGTTGGTGACAGCATAATTGGCGAAAACTGTAATTTGGGCGCTGGAACAATAACGGCAAACTATCGCCTCGACGCTGGAACAATAAAAATGATGGTTAAGGATAAGCTTGTGGATACTGGAAGGACAAAGTTAGGCGCAGTTCTAGGGGACAACGTTAAAACCGGGATAAACGCGCTCCTAATGCCTGGCGTAAAAGTTGGGAACAACTGTTGGATTGGACCAAACGTCGTAGTCCATCGTGACTTACCGCCGAATACAGCAGTATTCTTAAAGCAAAACATAGAAGAGAGGAGAATAAGTTGA